One window from the genome of Amycolatopsis sp. NBC_01480 encodes:
- a CDS encoding NAD-dependent epimerase/dehydratase family protein: MRVLVMGGTRFVGVAAVEALLAHGHEVTVFHRGSRRPRWSTPVGEVLGDRTVRADLMPLAALDVDAVLDLSAYTRAQTALLLDVLPSVPHLVHASTLNVYRPSPLLPWPEDTPYGPHPLWGQYAVEKIGCEQELRSARPAPLRTVAVRLPLVLGPRNFIPREEFVLNRLLDGATVLLPGDGQAVHQYVHLSHAADALARAVTTTTPGFTAYNVASPRCVTSLEGFVQICAEVAGVPATVRTVGGGPTGLDRPVFDQLDCVFPFTNENTVADLGAARDAGLLPPFLDLREMVDGALLALLDDPERRRWERTAAERLALDRTQVATP; encoded by the coding sequence ATGCGGGTTCTCGTCATGGGAGGCACGCGGTTCGTCGGAGTGGCGGCCGTGGAGGCGCTGCTGGCACACGGGCACGAGGTCACCGTGTTCCACCGGGGCAGCCGCCGCCCGCGGTGGAGCACGCCGGTGGGCGAGGTGCTGGGCGACCGCACGGTCCGTGCCGACCTGATGCCGCTGGCCGCTCTCGACGTCGACGCCGTGCTCGACCTGTCCGCTTACACGCGGGCGCAGACCGCTCTGCTGCTCGACGTGCTCCCTTCCGTGCCGCACCTGGTGCACGCCTCGACGCTGAACGTCTACCGCCCGTCCCCCCTGCTCCCCTGGCCCGAGGACACGCCGTACGGGCCACACCCCCTCTGGGGGCAGTACGCGGTCGAGAAGATCGGGTGTGAGCAGGAGCTGCGCTCGGCCCGGCCGGCCCCGCTGCGCACCGTCGCGGTGCGCCTGCCGCTGGTGCTCGGGCCGCGCAACTTCATCCCGCGCGAGGAGTTCGTGCTCAACCGGCTGCTCGACGGCGCGACCGTCCTGCTGCCCGGGGACGGGCAGGCCGTGCACCAGTACGTCCACCTCAGCCACGCGGCCGACGCGCTGGCCCGGGCCGTCACCACGACGACGCCAGGCTTCACGGCCTACAACGTGGCCTCCCCGCGCTGCGTCACGTCGCTGGAGGGGTTCGTGCAGATCTGCGCCGAGGTGGCGGGCGTGCCGGCGACGGTGCGGACCGTGGGCGGCGGCCCGACCGGCCTGGACCGGCCCGTGTTCGACCAGCTCGACTGCGTCTTCCCCTTCACCAACGAGAACACCGTCGCCGACCTCGGCGCGGCGCGCGACGCCGGCCTGCTCCCGCCGTTCCTCGACCTGCGGGAGATGGTCGACGGGGCGCTGCTGGCGCTGCTGGACGATCCGGAGCGCCGGCGCTGGGAGCGCACCGCCGCGGAGCGGCTGGCGCTGGACCGGACACAGGTGG
- a CDS encoding LysR family transcriptional regulator, which yields MNLRRLQYFAVLAQERHFRRAAARLHIAQPGLSQQIKILEGELGAELFDRRPDGVTLTAAGQILLEEGVPLLGQIDRVEQRVRDAVEQEQPELRIAHTRSVVGALPDEAIARFSECHPRVRLVIDTAWTTQNLVMLRAGEVDVAFVRLPVADPGDVQVLALGETELVAVLPADHPLAKRRALEPTDLRGLPFVFWPRAQAPGYFDDVQARLWGGVPPSSTTWEPDPERILRAIAAGAGVGVMDRNRALKLRPSGVAVRRFRNRVTAGFGVAYLAHARGTPVAEFLEICRSLHGELPAPA from the coding sequence ATGAACCTGCGGCGGTTGCAGTACTTCGCCGTGCTCGCGCAGGAGCGGCACTTCCGGCGGGCCGCAGCCCGGTTGCACATCGCCCAGCCGGGCCTGTCACAGCAGATCAAGATCCTCGAGGGTGAGCTCGGAGCCGAACTGTTCGACCGCCGGCCCGACGGGGTGACGCTGACCGCTGCGGGTCAGATCCTGCTGGAGGAGGGTGTCCCCCTGCTCGGCCAGATCGACCGCGTCGAACAACGGGTCCGCGACGCGGTGGAGCAGGAGCAGCCCGAACTGCGCATCGCCCACACCCGCTCGGTCGTCGGTGCTCTCCCGGACGAGGCGATCGCGCGCTTCTCCGAGTGCCATCCCCGGGTGCGGCTGGTGATCGACACCGCCTGGACCACGCAGAACCTCGTGATGCTGCGAGCCGGCGAGGTCGACGTCGCCTTCGTCCGCCTGCCGGTGGCGGACCCCGGGGACGTGCAGGTGCTCGCCCTCGGCGAGACCGAGTTGGTGGCCGTCCTCCCCGCGGATCACCCCCTCGCCAAGCGGCGCGCTCTGGAGCCCACCGATCTGCGCGGCCTGCCGTTCGTCTTCTGGCCCCGCGCCCAGGCGCCCGGCTACTTCGACGACGTGCAGGCTCGCCTCTGGGGCGGCGTACCGCCGTCGTCGACGACCTGGGAACCCGATCCCGAGCGCATCCTGCGCGCGATCGCCGCCGGGGCCGGCGTCGGCGTGATGGACCGGAACCGGGCACTGAAACTGCGGCCCTCCGGGGTGGCGGTCCGACGGTTCCGGAACCGGGTCACCGCGGGCTTCGGGGTGGCTTATCTGGCGCACGCCCGTGGTACGCCGGTCGCCGAGTTCCTCGAGATCTGCAGGTCGCTGCACGGGGAGCTCCCCGCTCCCGCATGA
- a CDS encoding MBL fold metallo-hydrolase, which produces MSEHAWWAQCEGYQTTAVVSGTAALLLDPLSGGRGPRVRDAVRSVLGADVTAVAYSHAHRDHAGDAAELVGTAGGEVAVLAARDCAARLPRLRGTVAPTRLLDDGEVVDFHGVAVEARVVGGHTVDSTWFRLPDEGVLHLIDLVHPGQAEFDGFGMAPDLGDYRAALHRALEADWQVLTAGHGLPGTRADVALVLDYFADLEVAVAGVLDARPPAEFADAAPHNYGRIEARVAAVQADAVAVLTPRWGGLPGFGDAAPSHVKRMYSHLVWFG; this is translated from the coding sequence GTGTCCGAGCACGCCTGGTGGGCGCAGTGCGAGGGCTACCAGACCACCGCCGTGGTGTCGGGGACGGCGGCGCTCCTGCTCGACCCGCTGAGCGGCGGGCGCGGGCCGCGTGTCCGCGACGCCGTGCGCTCGGTGCTTGGGGCCGACGTCACCGCCGTCGCGTACAGCCATGCCCATCGCGACCACGCCGGCGACGCGGCCGAGCTGGTGGGGACCGCCGGCGGGGAGGTGGCCGTGCTCGCGGCCCGGGACTGCGCCGCCCGGCTCCCGCGCCTGCGGGGGACGGTCGCCCCGACCCGCCTCCTCGACGACGGTGAGGTCGTCGACTTCCACGGCGTCGCGGTCGAGGCACGCGTCGTCGGCGGCCACACCGTCGATTCGACGTGGTTCCGGCTGCCCGACGAGGGCGTCCTGCACCTGATCGACCTCGTCCACCCCGGTCAGGCCGAGTTCGACGGGTTCGGGATGGCCCCCGACCTCGGCGACTACCGCGCGGCGCTGCACCGCGCGCTGGAGGCCGACTGGCAGGTGCTGACGGCCGGGCACGGCCTCCCGGGTACGCGGGCTGACGTGGCGCTCGTCCTTGACTACTTCGCGGACCTGGAAGTGGCGGTCGCCGGTGTGCTGGACGCCCGGCCGCCGGCGGAGTTCGCCGACGCGGCTCCGCACAACTACGGCCGCATCGAGGCCCGGGTGGCGGCGGTGCAGGCGGACGCGGTGGCCGTGCTTACTCCGCGGTGGGGCGGCCTGCCCGGCTTCGGCGACGCGGCACCGTCCCACGTCAAGCGCATGTACTCGCACCTCGTCTGGTTCGGCTGA
- a CDS encoding aspartate/glutamate racemase family protein, which produces MRIWYQSMTDLDRVPGYARVLRQHVAAAGSPGVTVEVHGLRAGTYGDRAPMEVLRYPLGFHRALSQVLDNVEAAPGRGFDAFLMGSFVAPLLREARSAVDVPVTSMTESVLLTARSLSRRVGLVCLNEHQVGTATDLITALGLDDHYVVALPVDVPADEATVSAALDATAGGGELPDAFVRACRSATEAGADLVVPAEGILSEVARTHDITAVDGVPVLDCVEVAIAHTAMLARLLRSGAAGVGRRYSYPKAP; this is translated from the coding sequence GGTACGCCCGCGTGCTCCGCCAGCACGTCGCCGCGGCCGGCTCGCCCGGTGTGACCGTCGAGGTGCACGGCCTGCGGGCGGGAACGTACGGGGACCGCGCGCCGATGGAGGTGCTGCGCTACCCGCTCGGCTTCCACCGGGCGCTCTCCCAGGTGCTCGACAACGTCGAGGCCGCCCCGGGCCGGGGGTTCGACGCGTTCCTCATGGGGTCGTTCGTCGCCCCGCTGCTGCGCGAGGCCCGTAGCGCGGTGGACGTACCGGTGACGTCGATGACCGAGAGCGTCCTGCTCACCGCGCGGTCGCTGTCGCGGCGGGTGGGCCTGGTGTGCCTCAACGAGCACCAGGTGGGCACGGCGACGGACCTGATCACGGCGCTCGGCCTGGACGACCACTACGTGGTGGCCCTGCCGGTCGACGTGCCCGCGGACGAGGCGACGGTGTCGGCCGCCCTCGACGCCACCGCCGGGGGCGGGGAGCTGCCCGACGCCTTCGTCCGCGCCTGCCGCAGCGCCACCGAGGCCGGCGCCGATCTCGTCGTCCCCGCAGAGGGCATCCTGTCCGAGGTAGCCCGCACCCACGACATCACCGCGGTCGACGGCGTCCCCGTCCTCGACTGCGTCGAGGTGGCCATCGCCCACACCGCGATGCTCGCCCGCCTGCTGCGCTCGGGCGCGGCCGGTGTCGGGCGCCGGTACAGCTACCCGAAGGCACCCTGA
- a CDS encoding acetolactate synthase catalytic subunit, translating to MTSPTVAEALAAGLARHHVTTIFGQSLPSALFLATPHHAIRQVAYRTENAGGAMADGYARVSGRIGVVAAQNGPAATLLVPPLAEAMKASVPVLALVQEVPRANRDRNAFQEFDHEALFASCAKWVRRLDDPARVDDYLDMAVATACSGRPGPVVLLLPRDVLTAAVPPGTTARRARLGTFPQDPTRPAAEPVARAAELLRTARRPVVVAGGGVHLSGASAALARLQERASLPVGTTTMGKGAVDEQHPLSLGIVSNYMGRGSTGRHVRPVVQEADVVLFVGTRTNENGTDAWRAFPPGATYVHIDVDAAEVGRNYESVRLVGDARLTLEDLCAALEAGDLAARKAARVDVVERIAGARRAADADLAPLVTGESVPLRPERVVAELDAVLRDHDVVLAADASYSTIWMGNQLRARRAGQRFLAPRGLAGLGWGVPLALGARVARPDAVVVALVGDGGFGHVWSELETAVREDLPIVVVLLNNGILGFQKHVELVQFGAHTSATDFASVDHAAVARACGADGVRVDTVADLGPALAKAVGSGRPTLVEVLCDPDAYPPITAWDEVGERAIRGTGGAA from the coding sequence GTGACGTCGCCCACCGTGGCCGAGGCGCTGGCCGCCGGTCTGGCCCGCCATCACGTCACCACCATCTTCGGGCAGAGCCTGCCGTCGGCGCTGTTCCTCGCCACGCCGCACCACGCGATCCGGCAGGTGGCCTACCGCACCGAGAACGCCGGTGGTGCGATGGCCGACGGCTACGCCCGCGTGAGCGGCCGCATCGGGGTGGTCGCCGCCCAGAACGGGCCCGCGGCGACCCTGCTGGTCCCGCCGCTCGCCGAGGCGATGAAGGCGTCGGTCCCCGTTCTCGCCCTCGTGCAGGAGGTGCCCCGGGCGAACCGCGACCGCAATGCCTTCCAGGAGTTCGACCACGAGGCGCTGTTCGCCTCGTGCGCGAAGTGGGTCCGGCGGCTGGACGATCCGGCGCGCGTCGACGACTACCTCGACATGGCGGTCGCGACGGCCTGCTCCGGGCGGCCCGGCCCGGTCGTGCTGCTGCTGCCGCGGGACGTGCTCACCGCTGCGGTACCGCCGGGGACGACCGCGCGGCGGGCCCGGCTCGGCACCTTCCCGCAGGATCCGACGCGCCCCGCGGCCGAGCCGGTCGCGCGGGCCGCGGAGCTCCTGCGCACCGCGCGCCGGCCCGTGGTCGTCGCCGGGGGCGGGGTGCACCTCTCCGGCGCGAGCGCGGCGCTCGCCCGGCTGCAGGAGCGGGCGTCGCTGCCCGTCGGCACGACCACCATGGGCAAGGGCGCCGTCGACGAGCAGCACCCCCTGTCGCTGGGCATCGTCTCGAACTACATGGGCCGCGGCTCGACGGGCCGGCACGTGCGCCCGGTCGTGCAGGAGGCCGATGTGGTGCTGTTCGTCGGCACCCGCACCAACGAGAACGGCACCGACGCCTGGCGTGCCTTCCCGCCGGGGGCGACCTACGTCCACATCGACGTCGACGCCGCGGAGGTCGGCCGCAACTACGAGTCCGTTCGGCTCGTCGGCGACGCCCGGCTGACCCTCGAAGACCTCTGTGCCGCGCTGGAGGCCGGGGACCTCGCCGCCCGCAAGGCCGCCCGCGTCGACGTCGTCGAGCGGATCGCCGGGGCGCGGCGGGCGGCCGACGCCGATCTCGCCCCGCTGGTCACGGGCGAGTCCGTACCGCTACGGCCTGAGCGGGTCGTGGCCGAGCTCGACGCCGTGCTGCGCGACCACGACGTCGTCCTCGCGGCGGACGCCAGCTACTCGACGATCTGGATGGGCAACCAGCTCCGGGCCCGCCGGGCCGGCCAGCGGTTCCTCGCCCCGCGGGGGCTCGCGGGGCTGGGCTGGGGCGTCCCGCTCGCCCTCGGGGCCCGGGTGGCCCGGCCCGACGCCGTCGTGGTCGCGCTGGTGGGCGACGGCGGTTTCGGCCACGTCTGGTCCGAGCTCGAGACCGCCGTCCGCGAGGACCTGCCGATCGTGGTCGTGCTGCTGAACAACGGCATCCTGGGTTTCCAGAAGCACGTGGAGCTGGTGCAGTTCGGCGCCCACACCAGCGCGACCGACTTCGCCTCGGTCGACCACGCCGCCGTCGCCCGCGCCTGCGGTGCCGACGGGGTGCGGGTGGACACCGTCGCCGACCTGGGTCCCGCGCTCGCCAAGGCCGTGGGGAGTGGCCGGCCGACCCTGGTCGAGGTGCTCTGCGACCCGGACGCCTACCCTCCGATCACGGCGTGGGACGAGGTGGGCGAGCGGGCGATCCGCGGCACGGGGGGCGCCGCGTGA